A window from Intestinimonas massiliensis (ex Afouda et al. 2020) encodes these proteins:
- a CDS encoding ATP-binding cassette domain-containing protein — protein MSNNRREKLLEVQNLSVTFGSKRAPFRAVDDVSFHIYKGETFGLVGESGSGKTTIGRSIIRINPISGGAVLYKGERISGRISREMDRKVTRSIQMIFQDPMASLNERAKVSYIVSEGLYAGGHRLTEAEKQEKVAKALSDVGLLPEFASRFPHEFSGGQRQRIGIARALIMDPEFIIADEPISALDVSIRAQVLNLMGQLQKERGLTYLFIAHDLSVVRFISDRIAVIHKGKLVELAESEQLFAHPLHPYTRALLSAIPMPDPASEKGKKLLVYDPSCHDYTQDGPVWSELEPGHFVLGNQRELDAYRKMLL, from the coding sequence ATGTCCAATAACCGGCGGGAAAAGCTGCTGGAGGTTCAAAATCTCTCCGTCACCTTTGGCAGCAAGCGCGCCCCCTTCCGGGCCGTGGACGATGTGTCCTTCCACATCTACAAGGGCGAGACCTTCGGCCTGGTGGGGGAGTCCGGCTCCGGCAAAACCACCATCGGCCGCTCCATCATCCGCATCAACCCCATCTCCGGTGGTGCGGTGCTCTACAAGGGGGAGCGCATCAGCGGCAGGATCAGCCGGGAGATGGACCGCAAGGTCACCCGGAGCATCCAGATGATCTTCCAGGACCCCATGGCCTCCCTAAACGAGCGGGCCAAGGTCTCCTACATCGTCTCCGAAGGGCTCTATGCGGGCGGTCATCGCCTGACCGAGGCGGAAAAGCAGGAGAAGGTGGCCAAGGCTCTCAGCGACGTGGGCCTGCTACCCGAGTTCGCCAGCCGCTTCCCCCACGAGTTCTCCGGCGGTCAGCGCCAGCGCATCGGCATCGCCCGGGCCCTCATCATGGACCCGGAATTCATCATCGCCGACGAGCCCATCTCCGCCCTGGACGTGTCCATCCGGGCCCAGGTGCTCAACCTGATGGGGCAGCTCCAGAAGGAGCGGGGGCTCACGTATCTGTTCATCGCCCACGACCTGAGCGTGGTCCGCTTCATCTCCGACCGCATCGCCGTCATCCACAAGGGCAAGCTGGTGGAGCTGGCCGAGTCGGAGCAGCTCTTCGCCCACCCCCTGCACCCCTACACCCGGGCGCTGCTGTCCGCCATACCCATGCCGGACCCGGCGTCGGAAAAGGGCAAAAAGCTCCTGGTCTATGACCCCTCCTGTCACGACTATACCCAGGACGGGCCGGTATGGTCCGAGCTGGAGCCCGGCCACTTTGTGCTGGGCAACCAGCGGGAGCTGGACGCCTATCGGAAGATGCTCCTGTAA
- a CDS encoding S66 peptidase family protein codes for MFTPAPLFPGARVALLCTSSAVPDGRLAPAVAAVRSLGLEPVIYPSCTELHGYFSGDDARRAADLNAAFADESIDGILCARGGYGAHRLLPLLDFDVIAAHPKFFSGYSDVTALHTAFQQECGFVTYHTIMPTTEYYQPVDCYSMDYLRRALFGCLTGPLCNPPDQPPVTLAGGRVTAPLCGGNLSLLAASLGTPWEIDTRGKILFLEDIGEKTYRIDGMLTQLRNAGKLDDCAGVLLGAWTDCPPEDPDRTLLLPDLFRELILPAGKPTLAGLACGHVLPTMALPLGATLTLDADAGTLEVIA; via the coding sequence ATGTTTACGCCCGCCCCTCTCTTCCCCGGCGCCCGGGTCGCCCTGCTCTGCACCTCCTCGGCGGTGCCGGACGGGCGGCTGGCGCCCGCCGTGGCCGCCGTCCGCTCCCTGGGCCTGGAGCCGGTGATCTACCCCTCCTGCACCGAGCTCCACGGCTACTTTTCCGGCGACGACGCCCGCCGGGCCGCCGATCTGAACGCCGCCTTTGCCGACGAGTCCATCGACGGCATCCTGTGCGCCCGGGGCGGCTACGGGGCTCACCGCCTGCTGCCTCTGCTGGACTTCGACGTCATCGCCGCCCACCCCAAGTTTTTTTCGGGCTACAGTGACGTGACCGCCCTGCACACCGCCTTCCAGCAGGAGTGCGGCTTCGTCACCTATCACACCATCATGCCCACCACCGAATACTACCAGCCGGTGGACTGCTACTCCATGGACTACCTACGGCGGGCCCTCTTCGGCTGCCTCACGGGCCCCCTTTGCAACCCGCCCGACCAGCCGCCGGTGACCCTGGCGGGCGGGCGGGTCACCGCCCCTCTGTGCGGCGGCAATCTGTCCCTGCTGGCCGCCTCCCTGGGCACCCCCTGGGAGATTGACACCCGGGGCAAAATCCTCTTCTTGGAGGACATCGGGGAAAAGACCTACCGCATCGACGGGATGCTCACCCAACTCCGCAACGCCGGAAAATTGGACGACTGCGCCGGGGTGCTGCTGGGCGCCTGGACCGACTGCCCGCCGGAAGACCCCGACCGGACCCTGCTGCTGCCGGATCTCTTCCGGGAGCTCATTCTCCCGGCGGGCAAGCCCACTCTGGCCGGCCTGGCCTGCGGCCATGTACTGCCCACCATGGCCCTGCCCCTGGGAGCGACGCTCACACTGGATGCCGACGCCGGCACATTGGAGGTAATCGCATGA
- a CDS encoding C40 family peptidase, which translates to MKALINAPICPLMTRPSRQCELGDEALFGMAVEVLEETLPGWYRVRTPYRYEDYAPADCLLFGEHNVQRWLSLPKRVVLKSICDVLSGPAVACFPLVTLTRGALVAPVREPDEKGWVRVELPDGREGYTKSSFLGEYYEKPAFDQEDALRSAIVNSALSYLGTHYRWGGKTPMGIDCSGLASMAYLLNGVVIWRDASIKEGFPLHEIPRERMKPGDLLFFPGHVAVYIGGGEFVHSTAFPGSDGVVLNSLDPGHPRYRLDLDKGMTAVGSLF; encoded by the coding sequence ATGAAAGCCCTGATCAACGCACCCATCTGTCCCCTGATGACCCGCCCCTCCCGCCAGTGCGAGCTGGGAGACGAGGCCCTCTTCGGCATGGCCGTGGAGGTGCTGGAAGAGACCCTGCCCGGCTGGTATCGGGTCCGCACCCCCTACCGCTATGAGGACTACGCCCCGGCGGACTGTCTTCTCTTCGGCGAGCACAACGTCCAGCGGTGGCTCTCCCTGCCCAAGCGGGTGGTCCTCAAGTCCATCTGCGACGTGCTCTCCGGCCCCGCTGTGGCCTGCTTCCCTCTGGTCACCCTGACCCGGGGTGCGCTGGTGGCCCCGGTTCGGGAGCCCGATGAAAAGGGCTGGGTCCGGGTGGAGCTGCCCGACGGCCGCGAGGGCTATACAAAGAGTAGTTTTTTGGGCGAATATTATGAAAAGCCCGCCTTTGACCAGGAGGACGCTCTGCGCAGCGCCATCGTCAACTCGGCTCTGAGCTATCTGGGCACCCACTACCGCTGGGGTGGCAAGACCCCCATGGGCATCGACTGCTCCGGCCTGGCCTCCATGGCCTACCTGCTCAACGGGGTGGTCATCTGGCGGGACGCCAGCATCAAGGAGGGCTTTCCTCTGCACGAGATCCCCCGGGAGCGGATGAAGCCCGGCGACCTGCTCTTCTTCCCCGGCCACGTGGCGGTGTATATCGGCGGCGGTGAGTTTGTCCACTCCACCGCCTTCCCCGGCAGCGACGGAGTGGTGCTCAACAGTCTGGACCCCGGCCATCCCCGTTACCGGCTGGACCTGGACAAGGGCATGACTGCGGTGGGCAGCCTCTTCTAA
- a CDS encoding M56 family metallopeptidase, translated as MEQFLSMLAEVSLAMAVVIAVLLALSRVLERQFVPQWRCWAWLAVALRLCLPFNLSLAQAPVVLEAPRAAVRVERQVSPKAGPTRWSWNTSPAAAGAPSMERVVRTEDGPAGSGGEDAAPVVEVRRIPAEWLLAFLWGAGALLFLGDQILHCRAFRRRIRRWSRPAGTYGGIPLLECGLVGTPLLMGWLRPVIVTPTGGAEEAALLHEYTHARRRDLWFQLLLVLANAIHWFNPLVWGMRRVAERDVEMACDAQVLQGRSLEERRAYGRVLLRAVSMSAPALTTSFSGEKRALKRRLRAVMDGGPKRPGRAALAVLCTAVALAGGLGACRTAALPQTPPVQETGEPRTPLERFEPQSLTLTYTGPDGMGINWFQFDLEYAFLDAREEGQGVEVTADTLHYQLLFDRDSPLLEAVGVTPFDGQPDELGEDLRHGSVRFRTGRNTAAEEELRTAVARDPACTLRVTDGAGSERTFPMTAAYRADGSALSDGVYHMVLYSVGPSSTGDRLGPPDSLAVLEADGYDEAKGVWYFYDHSRERVAEGLALYAVPVAEDAEYVGFQTRWGRSTVHPGQGLRMATEVSSQTPPWMGLTVEMEDGRAVRIQRDEAMEKRWEDR; from the coding sequence ATGGAGCAGTTTTTATCCATGCTGGCGGAGGTCTCCCTGGCCATGGCGGTGGTCATCGCCGTTTTGCTGGCGCTAAGCCGGGTGCTGGAGCGCCAATTTGTGCCCCAGTGGCGGTGCTGGGCCTGGCTGGCGGTGGCACTGCGACTGTGTCTGCCGTTCAATCTGAGCCTGGCCCAGGCCCCGGTGGTGCTGGAAGCGCCCCGGGCGGCGGTGCGGGTGGAGCGTCAGGTGTCACCAAAGGCCGGCCCCACCCGGTGGTCCTGGAACACCAGCCCGGCAGCGGCTGGGGCCCCTTCGATGGAGCGGGTGGTCCGGACGGAGGATGGGCCCGCGGGCTCCGGAGGGGAAGACGCCGCCCCCGTGGTCGAGGTGCGGCGCATCCCCGCCGAATGGCTGCTGGCGTTCCTGTGGGGCGCGGGGGCTCTCCTGTTTTTGGGGGATCAGATTCTGCACTGCCGGGCGTTCCGGCGCCGCATACGGCGCTGGAGCCGTCCCGCGGGGACGTATGGCGGAATCCCGCTGTTGGAGTGTGGCCTGGTGGGGACGCCCCTGCTGATGGGCTGGCTCCGTCCGGTCATTGTAACGCCGACCGGCGGGGCGGAGGAGGCGGCCCTGCTGCACGAATATACCCACGCCCGGCGGCGGGACCTGTGGTTCCAGCTCCTGTTGGTGCTGGCCAATGCCATCCACTGGTTCAATCCTCTGGTATGGGGCATGCGGCGGGTGGCGGAGCGGGACGTGGAGATGGCCTGTGACGCCCAGGTCCTCCAGGGCCGGAGCCTGGAGGAACGCCGGGCCTACGGCCGGGTGCTGCTCCGGGCAGTGAGCATGTCGGCCCCCGCGCTGACCACCTCGTTTTCCGGGGAGAAGCGGGCGCTGAAACGGCGGCTCCGAGCCGTAATGGACGGCGGTCCCAAGCGGCCGGGACGGGCGGCCCTGGCCGTGCTGTGTACCGCCGTAGCGCTGGCGGGCGGGCTGGGGGCCTGCCGGACGGCGGCGCTCCCCCAGACCCCGCCGGTCCAGGAGACGGGGGAGCCCCGGACCCCGCTGGAGCGCTTTGAGCCCCAGAGCCTGACCCTGACCTATACCGGCCCGGACGGCATGGGCATCAACTGGTTTCAGTTTGACCTGGAATACGCTTTCCTGGACGCGCGGGAGGAGGGGCAGGGGGTGGAGGTCACGGCGGACACCCTGCACTATCAGCTCCTGTTCGACCGGGACAGCCCTCTGCTGGAAGCGGTGGGGGTGACGCCCTTTGACGGGCAGCCCGACGAGTTGGGCGAGGATCTGCGCCATGGCTCGGTCCGGTTTCGCACCGGGCGGAATACGGCTGCCGAGGAGGAGCTCCGGACCGCGGTGGCCAGGGACCCCGCCTGCACCCTCCGGGTGACTGACGGGGCGGGGAGTGAGCGGACCTTTCCCATGACGGCGGCGTATCGCGCCGACGGGAGCGCTCTGTCCGACGGGGTCTACCACATGGTGCTCTACAGTGTGGGGCCCTCCTCCACTGGCGATCGGCTGGGCCCGCCGGACTCTCTGGCCGTGCTGGAGGCCGACGGCTACGATGAGGCGAAGGGCGTGTGGTATTTTTACGACCACAGCCGGGAGCGGGTGGCGGAGGGCCTGGCCCTGTACGCTGTGCCCGTTGCGGAGGACGCGGAGTACGTAGGCTTCCAGACCCGGTGGGGGCGGAGCACCGTCCACCCGGGCCAGGGCCTTCGGATGGCCACTGAGGTATCCTCCCAAACGCCGCCCTGGATGGGGTTGACCGTGGAGATGGAGGACGGCCGGGCGGTGCGCATCCAGCGGGACGAGGCTATGGAGAAGCGCTGGGAGGATCGGTAG
- a CDS encoding BlaI/MecI/CopY family transcriptional regulator has protein sequence MSLQRLPDAELEVMQALWGQKAYPVSSGELMAGLSGRHWQTATLLKLLSRLEERGFVGREKAGRANLYHPLVSRQDYLALESRSFLERLHGGSLPSLVAALMDSRAVGREDLAELEALLQERRGEPAERRE, from the coding sequence GTGAGCTTACAGCGGCTGCCCGACGCGGAGCTGGAGGTCATGCAGGCCCTGTGGGGGCAGAAAGCCTATCCCGTTTCCTCCGGGGAACTGATGGCGGGGCTGTCGGGGCGGCACTGGCAGACCGCCACTCTGCTCAAGCTGCTCTCCCGCCTGGAGGAACGGGGCTTTGTAGGGCGGGAAAAGGCGGGAAGGGCCAATTTGTACCACCCCCTGGTGTCCCGCCAGGACTATCTGGCCCTGGAAAGCCGATCCTTTCTGGAGCGGCTCCACGGCGGGTCCCTGCCCTCTCTGGTGGCGGCCCTGATGGACAGCCGGGCCGTTGGCCGGGAGGATCTGGCGGAGCTGGAGGCGCTGCTGCAGGAGAGGCGAGGGGAGCCGGCGGAGCGGAGGGAATAG
- a CDS encoding glycogen/starch/alpha-glucan phosphorylase, giving the protein MPEYTKKDLEELIIGKLRRNFGRDVDEATAIHMFKACAMVLRDIMSARQLKTEDKVQRTHARQIHYLSLEFLMGRSLMKNAYNLGILEELKGAIEDLGFSAPDLFEIEPDAGLGNGGLGRLAACYLDSMTTLEIPATGYTICYELGIFKQKIIDGQQVELADNWLPVGDAWLIPKVDETEKVHFGGQVKDVWDENGGHRVAYEGGTDVLAIPRDMEIAGYGTEHTNVLRLWDAKSPDPVDMKLFSTGQYLKAVEQQAMAEVIAKVLYPEDNHYEGKSLRLKQQYFFVSATVQSICRKHKAEYGTLRNFHEKHVIQINDTHPTLVIPELMRILLDQEGYGWDEAWHIVTHTVAYTNHTILSEALERWPQQLIETLLPRIWQLLIEISNRYQAQLNEAFHGDQAKVRDMAVIWGGEVRMANLCICACFAVNGVSALHSEILKKDVFHDAYTQNPGKFKNVTNGIDHRRWLSEINPALDALIWECCGGDDYLLRPDAVQKLEKYRDDPSVLKRLADIKAENKRAFANYVARETGIILNTDAMFDVQVKRLHEYKRQLLNVLHITYLYQRLKADPNFQFTPRVYLFGAKAAPGYAVAKQIIHLINSLSATINADPVCRDRLQVVFLENYRVSLAEKLMPASELSEQISTAGKEASGTGNMKFMMNGALTIGTLDGANVEMHQQVGDENIFLFGLKADEVAEKKARGYRSYEYYMQDAALKAVIDQIARGFDDGVAYTDLTNRLLFGNGAPADEYMLLADFASYRDAQARAGQAYLDPKDWSRMALINIARSGIFAADRSIRDYARDIWHVPVKP; this is encoded by the coding sequence ATGCCAGAGTATACAAAGAAAGATTTGGAAGAACTCATCATCGGCAAGCTGCGCCGGAACTTCGGCCGTGACGTGGACGAGGCCACCGCCATTCATATGTTCAAGGCCTGCGCCATGGTGCTGCGGGACATCATGTCAGCCCGGCAGCTCAAGACCGAGGACAAGGTGCAGCGCACCCACGCCCGCCAGATCCACTACCTGTCCCTGGAGTTTCTGATGGGCCGCTCTCTGATGAAAAACGCCTACAACTTGGGCATTCTGGAGGAACTGAAGGGGGCCATCGAGGATTTGGGCTTCTCCGCTCCCGACCTCTTTGAAATCGAGCCCGACGCCGGGCTGGGCAACGGGGGCCTGGGCCGCCTGGCCGCCTGCTATCTGGACTCTATGACCACCCTGGAGATCCCAGCCACCGGCTATACCATCTGCTATGAATTGGGCATCTTTAAGCAGAAGATCATCGACGGCCAGCAGGTGGAGCTGGCCGACAACTGGCTGCCTGTGGGCGACGCCTGGCTCATCCCCAAGGTGGATGAGACGGAAAAGGTCCACTTTGGCGGCCAGGTCAAGGACGTCTGGGACGAGAACGGAGGCCACCGGGTGGCGTACGAGGGCGGCACCGACGTATTGGCCATCCCCCGGGACATGGAGATCGCCGGTTACGGCACCGAGCACACCAACGTCCTGCGGCTGTGGGACGCCAAGAGCCCCGACCCGGTGGATATGAAGCTCTTCTCCACCGGCCAGTATCTGAAGGCGGTGGAGCAGCAGGCCATGGCCGAGGTCATCGCCAAGGTGCTCTACCCCGAGGACAACCACTACGAGGGCAAGTCCCTGCGGCTCAAGCAGCAGTATTTCTTCGTCTCCGCCACCGTTCAGTCCATCTGCCGCAAGCACAAGGCGGAGTACGGCACCCTGCGCAATTTCCATGAAAAGCACGTCATTCAGATCAACGACACCCACCCCACCCTGGTCATCCCTGAGCTCATGCGCATCCTGCTGGACCAGGAGGGCTACGGCTGGGACGAGGCGTGGCACATCGTCACCCACACCGTGGCCTACACCAACCACACCATTCTCTCCGAGGCCCTGGAGCGCTGGCCCCAGCAGCTCATCGAGACCCTGCTGCCCCGCATCTGGCAGCTTCTGATCGAGATCAGCAATCGCTATCAGGCCCAGCTCAACGAGGCGTTTCACGGCGACCAGGCCAAGGTGCGGGACATGGCGGTGATCTGGGGCGGCGAGGTCCGTATGGCCAACCTGTGCATCTGCGCCTGTTTCGCCGTCAATGGGGTGTCCGCGCTTCACTCGGAGATCCTGAAAAAGGACGTCTTCCACGACGCCTATACCCAGAACCCAGGCAAGTTCAAGAACGTTACCAACGGCATCGACCACCGGCGCTGGCTGTCCGAGATCAACCCCGCGCTGGACGCGCTGATCTGGGAATGCTGCGGCGGGGACGACTACCTGCTCCGCCCCGACGCCGTTCAGAAGCTGGAGAAATACCGGGACGACCCCAGCGTACTCAAGCGCCTGGCCGATATCAAGGCGGAGAACAAGCGCGCCTTTGCCAACTATGTGGCCCGTGAGACCGGCATCATCCTCAATACCGATGCCATGTTCGACGTGCAGGTCAAGCGGCTGCACGAGTATAAGCGCCAGCTCCTGAACGTGCTGCACATCACCTATCTGTACCAGCGGCTCAAGGCCGACCCCAACTTCCAGTTTACCCCCCGGGTGTACCTTTTCGGAGCCAAGGCCGCCCCCGGCTACGCCGTGGCCAAGCAGATCATCCACCTGATCAACTCCCTGTCCGCCACCATCAATGCCGATCCGGTGTGCCGGGACCGGCTCCAGGTGGTGTTCCTGGAAAATTACCGGGTCTCCCTGGCGGAAAAGCTGATGCCCGCCTCCGAGCTCTCCGAGCAGATTTCCACCGCCGGTAAGGAGGCCAGCGGCACGGGCAATATGAAGTTCATGATGAACGGCGCGCTGACCATCGGCACCCTGGACGGGGCCAACGTGGAGATGCACCAGCAGGTGGGGGACGAGAACATCTTCCTGTTCGGCCTCAAGGCCGACGAGGTGGCGGAAAAGAAGGCCAGAGGTTACCGCTCCTACGAGTATTACATGCAGGACGCGGCCCTCAAGGCGGTGATCGACCAGATCGCCCGGGGCTTCGACGACGGCGTGGCCTATACGGATCTGACCAACCGGCTTCTCTTCGGCAACGGAGCGCCCGCCGACGAGTATATGCTCCTGGCCGACTTTGCCAGCTATCGGGACGCCCAGGCCCGGGCGGGGCAGGCGTACCTGGATCCCAAAGATTGGAGCCGTATGGCCCTCATCAACATTGCCCGGTCCGGCATCTTTGCCGCCGACCGCTCCATCCGGGACTACGCCCGGGACATTTGGCATGTGCCGGTCAAACCGTAA
- the glgA gene encoding glycogen synthase GlgA yields MNILFAASEVAPFIKTGGLADVAGSLPKHLAAQGHDVKVILPLYEGIGPEWRKQMKFLLHFNVRVAWRNPYCGLFELRRDNVSYLFVDNEYYFKRAAIYGHYDDGERFTYFSRAIVETPAHLDWHPDVIHCNDWQTALVPIYLLEERERVWELRGTKSVFTIHNIEYQGRYGDQVLEDLLGLNKGYMNEHMLAYYGDVNLMKGAIFAADYVTTVSPTYAGELQYPFYAHGLEGVIAHNGYKMRGILNGLDTGLYDPAQDKGLAMCYSAGNLEGKKACKAALQQAVGLREDPNVPIIACISRLVKHKGFDLVTAAIHEIMGMDVQMVVLGTGEWNYEEAFRHAESQYPSRFAARIQYSAALSTAIYGGADIFLMPSISEPCGLSQMIAMRYGTVPVVRETGGLKDTVPPYRWDAGEGRGFSFADINAHDMVWVIREAVDLYHQNQEAWKKLQIAGMTADFSWDGPAREYEDIYCSITGLPRPEPAAAAEPEPVAQPAVPADLAEAAPVPAEELSAQAPQTTGEPAPQKSAAKKPAARKPAARKSAAKAEKAAGKKPVARKSAAKKPAAGQAEPDKPEG; encoded by the coding sequence ATGAATATACTGTTTGCGGCTTCCGAGGTAGCCCCCTTTATCAAGACAGGCGGACTGGCCGACGTGGCCGGCTCTCTCCCCAAGCATCTGGCCGCTCAGGGCCATGACGTGAAGGTCATCCTCCCCCTCTACGAGGGCATCGGTCCGGAGTGGAGGAAACAGATGAAGTTCCTCCTGCACTTCAACGTGCGGGTGGCTTGGCGGAACCCCTACTGCGGTCTGTTCGAGCTGCGGCGGGACAACGTGAGCTATCTGTTCGTGGACAACGAATACTACTTCAAGCGGGCCGCCATCTACGGCCATTACGACGACGGCGAGCGGTTCACCTACTTCTCCCGGGCCATTGTGGAGACCCCCGCCCACCTGGACTGGCACCCCGACGTGATCCACTGCAACGACTGGCAGACCGCACTGGTGCCCATCTACCTGCTGGAGGAGCGGGAGCGGGTCTGGGAGCTCCGCGGCACCAAGAGCGTCTTTACCATTCACAACATCGAATACCAGGGCCGCTACGGCGATCAGGTCCTGGAGGACCTGCTGGGCCTGAACAAGGGCTATATGAATGAGCATATGCTGGCCTATTACGGGGACGTGAACCTGATGAAGGGGGCCATCTTCGCCGCCGACTATGTGACCACGGTCTCTCCCACCTATGCCGGCGAGCTGCAGTACCCCTTCTACGCCCACGGGCTGGAGGGTGTGATCGCCCACAACGGGTATAAGATGCGGGGCATTCTCAACGGCCTGGATACCGGCCTGTACGACCCGGCTCAGGACAAGGGCCTGGCGATGTGCTATTCCGCCGGGAACCTGGAGGGGAAAAAGGCCTGCAAGGCGGCCCTGCAGCAGGCGGTGGGCCTGCGGGAGGACCCCAACGTGCCCATCATCGCCTGCATTTCCCGCCTGGTGAAGCACAAGGGCTTCGACCTGGTTACCGCCGCCATCCATGAGATCATGGGGATGGATGTGCAGATGGTGGTGCTGGGCACCGGCGAGTGGAACTATGAGGAGGCGTTCCGTCACGCCGAGAGCCAGTACCCCAGCCGCTTTGCCGCCCGCATCCAGTATTCCGCCGCCCTGTCCACCGCCATCTACGGCGGCGCGGACATCTTCCTCATGCCCTCCATCTCCGAGCCCTGCGGCCTGAGCCAGATGATCGCCATGCGCTACGGCACCGTACCCGTGGTGCGGGAGACCGGGGGCCTGAAGGACACCGTACCTCCCTACCGCTGGGACGCCGGCGAGGGCCGGGGCTTCTCCTTTGCGGACATCAACGCCCACGATATGGTGTGGGTCATCCGCGAGGCCGTGGACCTGTACCATCAGAATCAGGAGGCCTGGAAAAAGCTCCAGATCGCGGGGATGACCGCCGACTTCAGCTGGGACGGTCCCGCCCGGGAGTATGAGGATATCTACTGTTCCATCACCGGCCTGCCCCGGCCGGAGCCTGCAGCCGCAGCGGAGCCGGAGCCCGTGGCTCAGCCGGCCGTCCCCGCGGATCTCGCGGAGGCTGCGCCCGTTCCGGCAGAGGAGCTGTCTGCACAAGCGCCTCAGACCACGGGGGAGCCTGCGCCCCAAAAGTCTGCGGCGAAAAAGCCCGCCGCCCGCAAGCCCGCTGCCCGCAAGTCGGCGGCCAAGGCGGAAAAGGCCGCTGGGAAAAAGCCGGTGGCCCGGAAGTCCGCGGCAAAAAAGCCCGCGGCCGGGCAGGCGGAGCCAGATAAGCCGGAGGGCTGA
- the glgD gene encoding glucose-1-phosphate adenylyltransferase subunit GlgD, with protein sequence MMNKMHGIIFAYRSNPQLRELSQHRNTCSIPYGGRYRVVDFMLSNMVNAGITDVGLIVHANYQSLLDHVGSGKDWDLSRKHGGLRILPPFGYADKRREGDYRGRMDALGGVYSYLEKIRQDYVVLAGGDVAVNLPLGEIFEEHLRCGADITAVCTPVPRGDPQNSDYFTVDADGWVTDVAVQPVYPAGLESMEVYIMSKALLISLVEHCTAHNIPSFSQGVLLSMADKLKIRAYSYSGYAARLQSVSGYYARSMELLDPVVRAQLFDPARPIKTKDRSDPSTYYGPGSRAVNSLVADGCIIEGEVVNSIVFRGVRIEKGAKIQNCILMQGSVIHQDAVLKYAITDKNVRVNQGRMLMGHETYPLAIAKNAVV encoded by the coding sequence ATGATGAACAAGATGCATGGGATCATTTTTGCCTACCGCTCGAACCCCCAGCTCCGGGAGCTCTCCCAGCACCGGAACACCTGCTCCATCCCCTATGGCGGCCGCTACCGCGTGGTGGACTTCATGCTCTCCAACATGGTCAACGCCGGCATCACCGACGTAGGACTGATCGTCCACGCCAACTATCAGTCCCTGCTGGACCATGTGGGTTCCGGCAAGGACTGGGACCTGAGCCGTAAGCACGGCGGCCTGCGCATCTTACCCCCCTTCGGCTACGCCGACAAGCGCCGGGAGGGGGACTACCGGGGCCGCATGGACGCCCTGGGCGGCGTATACTCCTATCTGGAAAAGATCCGTCAGGACTATGTGGTACTGGCCGGCGGCGACGTGGCGGTCAACCTGCCCCTGGGTGAGATCTTCGAGGAGCATCTGCGGTGCGGGGCGGACATCACGGCGGTGTGTACCCCCGTCCCCCGGGGCGACCCCCAGAACTCCGACTATTTTACCGTGGACGCCGACGGCTGGGTCACCGATGTAGCGGTGCAGCCGGTGTATCCGGCGGGGCTGGAGTCCATGGAGGTCTACATCATGTCCAAGGCCCTGCTGATCAGCCTGGTGGAGCACTGCACCGCCCACAACATCCCCTCCTTCAGTCAGGGGGTGCTGCTGTCCATGGCGGATAAGCTGAAGATCCGCGCCTACAGCTACAGCGGCTATGCCGCCCGGCTCCAGTCGGTGTCCGGCTACTACGCACGGAGCATGGAGCTGCTGGACCCGGTGGTGCGCGCTCAGCTCTTCGACCCGGCCCGACCCATCAAGACCAAGGACCGCTCCGACCCCTCTACCTACTACGGCCCCGGCTCCCGGGCGGTCAACTCCCTGGTGGCCGACGGCTGCATCATCGAGGGCGAGGTGGTCAACTCCATCGTGTTCCGGGGCGTCCGCATCGAGAAGGGGGCCAAAATTCAGAACTGCATTCTGATGCAGGGGTCGGTCATCCACCAGGACGCCGTCCTGAAGTATGCCATCACGGATAAAAATGTGCGGGTGAACCAGGGCAGGATGCTTATGGGTCACGAAACGTATCCCCTGGCCATTGCAAAGAATGCCGTGGTATAG